A single window of Flavobacterium sp. 140616W15 DNA harbors:
- a CDS encoding cytochrome c oxidase subunit 3 encodes MEATVTTANNEEKTWGGGNEPLGASYGKMMMWYFIVSDALTFSGFLAAYGFSRFKFIETWPLADEVFNHFPFMHGVSAPMYYVALMTFILIFSSVTMVLAVDAGHQMKKNKVAVYMFLTIIGGLIFVGSQAWEWKNFIKGEYGAIETKGGSLLQFVDKDGKRVALADFAVKLPEGREALTRDKGKWFMSDAETLPSYSVAEVQAGFKAHPELLIRTEKLTEKKQKTILTREESESRLSQAHYVVEGANLTRNEYGNKLFADFFFFITGFHGFHVISGIIINIIIFFNVLLGTYEKRKSYEMVEKVGLYWHFVDLVWVFVFTVFYLV; translated from the coding sequence AATGAGCCATTAGGGGCAAGTTATGGTAAAATGATGATGTGGTATTTTATCGTATCGGATGCCTTAACGTTCTCTGGATTTCTAGCAGCTTACGGTTTTTCTAGATTTAAATTTATTGAAACTTGGCCACTGGCTGATGAAGTGTTTAATCACTTCCCTTTTATGCATGGTGTATCTGCACCTATGTACTATGTCGCATTAATGACATTTATTTTGATTTTTTCATCTGTAACAATGGTTTTGGCTGTTGATGCTGGACATCAAATGAAGAAAAACAAAGTTGCAGTATATATGTTTTTAACTATTATTGGAGGTTTGATTTTCGTTGGATCACAAGCATGGGAGTGGAAAAACTTTATCAAAGGAGAATACGGAGCTATTGAAACAAAAGGAGGAAGTTTACTTCAGTTTGTAGATAAAGACGGAAAACGAGTTGCCCTTGCAGATTTTGCAGTAAAATTACCAGAAGGAAGAGAAGCATTGACTAGAGACAAAGGTAAATGGTTTATGAGCGATGCTGAAACATTGCCTTCATATTCAGTAGCCGAAGTACAAGCAGGTTTCAAAGCACATCCTGAATTGTTAATAAGAACGGAAAAGCTTACAGAGAAAAAGCAAAAAACTATTCTAACTAGAGAAGAGTCAGAGTCAAGATTAAGCCAAGCGCATTATGTTGTAGAAGGTGCTAATTTGACAAGAAACGAATACGGAAATAAATTATTTGCAGATTTCTTCTTCTTTATTACAGGTTTTCACGGTTTTCACGTGATCTCAGGAATTATTATCAATATCATTATCTTTTTTAATGTATTGTTAGGTACTTATGAAAAAAGAAAAAGCTATGAAATGGTAGAGAAAGTTGGTTTATACTGGCACTTTGTCGATTTAGTTTGGGTATTTGTATTTACGGTTTTCTACTTAGTTTAA
- a CDS encoding cytochrome C oxidase subunit IV family protein produces MSHEYVSHTKRIWFVFALLSIVTTVEVILGIYKPGVLEFNHFIGLNLLNWIFYILTIYKAYYIVWAFMHMEGESSGLRWSVVSTVIFLVLYLLFILLTEGHYIFGVFKDSTIKWNF; encoded by the coding sequence ATGTCACACGAATATGTATCACATACAAAAAGAATCTGGTTTGTTTTTGCACTTTTATCAATTGTAACAACAGTGGAGGTTATCCTTGGTATTTACAAGCCGGGAGTATTAGAGTTTAATCATTTTATTGGTTTGAACTTATTAAATTGGATATTTTATATTCTAACAATATATAAAGCTTATTATATAGTTTGGGCATTTATGCATATGGAAGGTGAATCAAGTGGCCTAAGATGGTCAGTTGTTTCAACGGTTATTTTCCTAGTTTTGTATTTATTGTTTATTCTTTTGACAGAAGGACATTATATTTTTGGGGTTTTTAAAGATTCTACCATTAAATGGAATTTTTAA
- a CDS encoding SCO family protein yields MFKNKSYIGISFIVLIFGIYAIPKIIDRVKNDSVVKGSRLDSVNGKNVKDDGKLVKIGPAPKFELTNQDNVTISNETYKGKVYVLEFFFTTCPSICPKMNLSMLEIEKKFFGNPNFGIVSITIDPAHDTPQVLKDHAKMLGVKSSNWNFLTGDKNVILDLSNKGFNLYAGANSKVSGGFEHSGLFALIDKNGDIRCRKDEFGNPILYYDGLDKKGVRDIQQDINILLEE; encoded by the coding sequence ATGTTTAAGAACAAATCATATATCGGTATTTCATTTATAGTATTGATTTTTGGTATTTATGCGATACCTAAAATTATAGACAGGGTTAAAAATGATTCAGTCGTAAAAGGAAGCCGTTTAGATAGTGTTAATGGGAAAAACGTTAAGGACGATGGGAAATTAGTAAAAATTGGCCCAGCTCCTAAATTTGAATTAACCAATCAGGATAATGTTACAATATCAAATGAAACTTATAAAGGAAAAGTTTATGTTTTAGAATTTTTCTTTACAACCTGTCCTTCTATTTGTCCTAAGATGAATTTAAGTATGTTAGAAATAGAAAAGAAGTTTTTTGGGAATCCAAATTTTGGGATTGTCTCAATAACAATTGATCCTGCTCACGATACGCCTCAGGTTTTAAAAGATCATGCTAAAATGTTAGGAGTTAAGTCATCTAACTGGAACTTTTTGACTGGTGATAAAAATGTTATTTTAGATTTATCTAATAAAGGATTTAATTTGTACGCAGGTGCAAATAGTAAGGTAAGTGGTGGTTTTGAGCATTCTGGTTTATTTGCTTTAATAGATAAAAATGGAGACATTCGTTGTCGAAAAGATGAATTTGGAAACCCAATACTTTACTATGATGGATTGGATAAAAAAGGAGTTAGAGACATACAACAAGATATAAATATATTATTAGAAGAATAA
- a CDS encoding DUF420 domain-containing protein, whose product MEDNSLEKKYNKYIVLVSIVIPVVVAILFGVKLKDFGYNVEPLNFLPPIYATINGITALVLIIAVMAIKKGNRKLHERLMTTAIALSLAFLVMYIAYHMTSDSTKFGGEGAIRYVYFFILISHILLSIAIVPLVLITYVRAIAKNFENHKKIARITFPLWLYVAITGVIVYLMISPYYA is encoded by the coding sequence ATGGAGGATAATTCATTAGAAAAAAAATACAACAAGTATATTGTGCTTGTTTCAATTGTAATTCCAGTTGTAGTAGCTATTTTGTTTGGGGTTAAATTAAAAGATTTTGGGTATAATGTAGAACCACTTAATTTTTTGCCACCTATTTATGCTACAATAAATGGAATTACTGCTTTGGTTTTGATTATTGCAGTAATGGCTATTAAAAAAGGGAATCGAAAGCTACACGAGCGTTTGATGACTACAGCAATAGCTCTTTCGTTGGCTTTTCTTGTAATGTATATTGCGTATCACATGACGTCAGATTCCACTAAATTTGGTGGAGAAGGAGCAATTCGATATGTTTATTTTTTTATTTTAATCTCGCATATTTTATTGTCAATTGCAATCGTTCCTTTGGTTTTGATAACTTATGTTCGTGCAATTGCGAAAAATTTTGAAAATCATAAAAAAATTGCAAGAATTACATTTCCGCTTTGGTTATACGTTGCTATAACTGGAGTGATTGTTTATTTAATGATTTCCCCTTATTATGCTTAA
- a CDS encoding ABC transporter ATP-binding protein yields the protein MIEIKDLHKSYKMGKSELHVLKGINFNIKEGELVAIMGSSGSGKSTLLNILGILDEADSGEYILDNVPIKNLNETIASRYRNKFLGFVFQSFNLINYKTALDNVAMPLYYQGVKRKERYEIALNYLKKVGLDSHSHHLPSELSGGQKQRVAIARALASNPKVLLADEPTGALDTKTSYEVMELIQGINDEGKTILIVTHEPDIAAMCKRNVVLKDGLIIDDKYVEQVRASAYV from the coding sequence ATGATTGAAATTAAAGACTTACATAAATCCTATAAAATGGGAAAATCTGAATTGCATGTTTTAAAAGGGATTAATTTCAATATAAAAGAGGGAGAATTGGTTGCTATTATGGGGTCTTCTGGTTCTGGAAAATCAACATTACTTAATATTTTAGGAATATTGGATGAAGCAGATTCTGGAGAATATATATTAGATAATGTACCGATTAAAAATTTGAATGAAACTATAGCGTCTAGATATCGAAATAAGTTTTTAGGTTTTGTATTTCAATCTTTTAATTTGATTAATTATAAAACGGCTTTAGATAACGTCGCTATGCCTTTATATTATCAAGGAGTAAAAAGGAAAGAACGTTACGAGATTGCATTGAATTATTTAAAAAAAGTAGGTTTAGATTCGCATTCTCACCATTTGCCAAGTGAGCTTTCTGGTGGGCAAAAACAACGTGTAGCGATTGCTAGAGCATTAGCATCTAATCCAAAAGTTTTATTAGCAGATGAGCCTACGGGGGCCTTAGATACAAAGACTTCTTATGAAGTAATGGAATTGATTCAAGGAATTAACGACGAAGGAAAAACAATCTTGATCGTAACCCACGAACCAGATATTGCAGCAATGTGTAAGAGAAATGTAGTCTTAAAAGACGGACTAATTATCGATGATAAATACGTAGAACAAGTTAGAGCATCAGCTTATGTTTAA
- a CDS encoding ABC transporter permease produces MFNIERWQEIFEAIAKNKLRTFLTGISVASGIFILVILLGAGKGLQNGIEKQFERDAEGIIEVWSGTTTKQYKGLNPGRQIQFRNSDYSQSIQKFEDKLDKRASTYNFWGASVSYGKESSTYQFRGVDPDYLGIENGTVVMGRFINNKDLANYEKVAVIGMKVKTDLFKDKDPLGEQIAINNINFKVVGVFTDPAGEREETRVYLPMTTTQRAYGVGDKVSNLFFTLNKKATYEEALAESEKFSADLKALLKSKNIVAPDDDSGIGLYNSVKDAKQVYDLNLYIRLFFWWVGICTIIAGVVGVSNIMLIIVKERTKEIGIRKALGASPISIIGMILHESIFITTIAGFIGLLASLLLLEVVGPMIKSEFFLNPEVDFSVALTTLVLLVFAGAMAGFFPAYRAAKIKPIVALRDE; encoded by the coding sequence ATGTTTAATATTGAGCGTTGGCAAGAAATATTTGAGGCAATTGCTAAAAATAAATTAAGAACCTTTCTTACAGGTATCTCTGTGGCATCGGGGATATTTATATTAGTCATTCTTCTTGGAGCAGGTAAAGGCCTTCAAAACGGAATCGAAAAACAATTCGAGCGTGATGCCGAAGGTATTATAGAGGTTTGGTCTGGTACTACTACAAAACAATATAAAGGACTAAATCCTGGGAGACAAATTCAGTTTAGAAATAGTGATTACTCACAATCAATTCAAAAATTTGAGGATAAATTAGATAAACGTGCATCAACTTATAACTTTTGGGGAGCTTCAGTGAGTTATGGAAAAGAATCTTCAACGTATCAATTTAGAGGAGTAGATCCTGACTATTTAGGGATTGAAAATGGTACAGTTGTTATGGGGAGATTCATAAATAACAAAGATTTAGCTAATTATGAAAAAGTAGCCGTTATCGGAATGAAAGTAAAAACGGACTTGTTTAAAGATAAAGATCCGCTTGGTGAACAAATAGCAATTAATAATATCAATTTTAAAGTTGTTGGTGTTTTTACAGATCCAGCTGGCGAAAGAGAAGAGACAAGAGTTTATTTACCAATGACAACAACACAAAGAGCATATGGAGTTGGAGATAAAGTGAGTAATTTGTTTTTTACTTTAAATAAAAAAGCTACTTATGAAGAAGCTTTGGCCGAATCTGAAAAATTTAGTGCAGACTTAAAAGCGCTTTTGAAGAGTAAAAATATTGTAGCTCCAGATGATGATAGTGGTATTGGTTTGTACAATTCAGTTAAAGATGCAAAACAGGTATATGATTTAAATCTTTACATCAGATTGTTTTTTTGGTGGGTAGGAATTTGTACGATTATAGCAGGTGTTGTAGGAGTTAGTAATATTATGCTAATTATTGTAAAAGAAAGAACTAAAGAAATTGGTATAAGAAAAGCACTTGGAGCTTCTCCAATTTCTATTATTGGAATGATATTACATGAATCTATTTTTATTACTACAATTGCAGGTTTTATTGGCTTGCTAGCAAGTTTGTTATTGCTAGAGGTAGTAGGTCCAATGATAAAAAGTGAATTCTTTTTAAATCCTGAAGTTGATTTTAGTGTGGCATTGACCACTCTTGTTTTACTTGTTTTTGCGGGAGCAATGGCTGGTTTTTTTCCAGCATACAGAGCAGCAAAAATAAAACCTATTGTAGCACTTAGAGACGAATAA
- a CDS encoding ABC transporter permease yields MFDRDNWEEILEALTANVFRTVLTAFGVFWGIFILVILLAAGNGLENGVKKGFDGIATNTMFMWSQTTSKAYKGLPKTRRYDFKNSDVMALKEALPDLLYVSPRNQLGDSNNGTNNVVRGTKTSAFTVYGDYPELIKQQPMDIIKGRFVNQQDIKHNRKVAVIGKGVISGLYDKNEDPIGTYIKVNGINFMVVGVYYSKNQNNGGAEAEQKNIFVPFTTFQQVFNYGDKVGWMAITANDKTSITDLKPKIIEIIKERHSVNPKDDRAVGNFDLFERFNQVQGLFTILTFIAYFVGTLVLISGVIGISNIMLIVVKERTKEIGIRRALGATPGAIRRQILSESIFLTIISGMLGIAVATGVIAILNMVLASMPADGDTMFANPTVDLGVVFVALLILVGSGLLAGFIPAQTAINVKPVDALRAE; encoded by the coding sequence ATGTTTGATAGAGATAATTGGGAAGAAATTTTAGAAGCTTTAACTGCTAATGTATTTAGAACAGTACTTACAGCCTTTGGTGTGTTTTGGGGGATATTTATTTTAGTAATATTGCTCGCAGCAGGAAATGGTTTGGAGAATGGAGTTAAAAAAGGATTTGATGGAATCGCAACGAATACAATGTTTATGTGGAGTCAAACCACATCAAAAGCATATAAAGGATTGCCTAAAACCCGTCGTTATGATTTTAAGAATAGTGATGTAATGGCTTTAAAAGAAGCTTTGCCTGATTTGCTATATGTTTCACCTCGAAATCAATTAGGAGATTCTAATAATGGGACTAATAATGTGGTTCGTGGTACCAAAACATCTGCTTTTACTGTATATGGAGATTATCCAGAGCTTATTAAGCAACAACCAATGGATATCATAAAAGGGCGTTTCGTAAACCAACAAGATATTAAGCATAATAGAAAGGTTGCTGTTATCGGAAAAGGAGTTATAAGTGGACTTTATGATAAAAATGAAGATCCTATTGGAACTTACATTAAAGTAAACGGGATAAATTTTATGGTTGTTGGGGTGTATTATTCCAAGAATCAAAATAATGGAGGGGCAGAAGCAGAGCAAAAGAACATATTTGTTCCTTTTACAACATTTCAGCAAGTGTTTAATTATGGAGACAAGGTGGGTTGGATGGCAATTACAGCAAATGATAAAACTTCTATAACAGATTTAAAACCTAAAATTATAGAGATAATAAAGGAAAGACATTCAGTTAATCCTAAAGATGATAGAGCAGTAGGGAATTTTGATTTGTTTGAACGATTTAACCAAGTACAAGGATTGTTCACAATCTTAACATTTATTGCTTATTTCGTGGGGACATTGGTTTTGATTTCTGGAGTTATTGGAATTTCTAATATTATGCTTATTGTAGTGAAGGAGAGAACTAAAGAAATAGGAATTCGAAGAGCGTTGGGAGCGACTCCTGGGGCAATACGAAGACAGATACTTTCAGAATCAATATTCTTAACAATTATTTCGGGTATGTTAGGTATTGCAGTTGCTACAGGAGTTATAGCAATACTCAATATGGTGCTGGCTTCGATGCCTGCAGATGGTGATACAATGTTTGCTAATCCGACTGTAGATTTAGGAGTCGTATTTGTAGCGTTATTAATTTTAGTAGGATCAGGTTTGCTGGCAGGATTTATTCCGGCTCAAACAGCAATAAACGTAAAGCCTGTAGATGCCTTACGAGCAGAATAA
- a CDS encoding efflux RND transporter periplasmic adaptor subunit, which produces MKKGVTITILIFIAVVFFGALYYLYAKNQESPIVYQTEKAEIKTIVKNTIATGNIQPDEEVLIKPNISGIIEAVYIKAGESIKAGDMIAKIKVVANVSNVSNTQNQVQTAKIALDNQEKLYQRQKTLFDKGVISANDFDATQLAYKQAKQTYLSSKQSFDIVKTGTTSGLGNYANTLIRSTVTGMVLDVPVKVGNQVIESNNFNEGTTIASVADVGKMIFVGKIDESEVGKIKEKMPIEITIGAIENKKFDAVLRYIAPKGVVENGAIQFQIKASLENRDDTFIRAGLSANASIILEKAEKVLAIKESLVQFDKKTQKPYVEVETAPQKFQRKDVVLGVSDGIFVQVIKGITATDKIKIWNQGLIKEEEKNK; this is translated from the coding sequence ATGAAAAAAGGAGTAACCATAACCATTTTAATTTTTATTGCAGTAGTCTTCTTTGGTGCTTTGTATTATTTGTATGCAAAAAATCAAGAGTCGCCAATTGTCTATCAAACGGAGAAAGCGGAAATAAAAACGATAGTTAAAAATACAATCGCAACGGGTAATATTCAGCCTGATGAAGAGGTTCTTATCAAGCCAAATATTTCAGGTATTATTGAAGCTGTTTACATTAAAGCAGGAGAAAGTATTAAAGCAGGAGATATGATTGCAAAGATAAAAGTTGTTGCAAACGTTTCGAATGTAAGTAATACTCAGAATCAGGTTCAAACAGCAAAGATTGCATTGGATAACCAAGAAAAATTATACCAGAGACAAAAAACATTGTTTGATAAAGGAGTGATTTCTGCAAACGATTTTGATGCAACACAACTAGCTTACAAACAGGCAAAACAAACTTATTTGTCATCAAAACAAAGTTTTGATATTGTAAAAACAGGAACTACTTCAGGATTAGGAAATTATGCTAACACCTTAATCCGATCTACAGTAACTGGAATGGTACTAGATGTGCCTGTGAAAGTAGGAAATCAGGTTATTGAGAGTAATAATTTTAACGAAGGAACAACAATTGCTAGTGTAGCTGATGTTGGAAAGATGATTTTTGTTGGAAAAATTGATGAATCAGAAGTTGGTAAAATCAAAGAAAAAATGCCAATCGAAATTACAATTGGTGCTATCGAGAATAAAAAATTTGATGCAGTTTTACGTTATATTGCTCCAAAAGGAGTAGTGGAAAATGGAGCAATTCAATTTCAGATTAAAGCATCACTAGAAAACAGAGATGATACATTTATTAGAGCAGGTTTAAGTGCTAATGCATCAATTATATTAGAGAAAGCAGAAAAAGTTTTGGCTATAAAAGAATCATTAGTTCAATTTGATAAAAAAACTCAAAAGCCATATGTTGAAGTAGAAACAGCACCACAAAAATTTCAAAGAAAAGATGTTGTTTTAGGAGTTAGTGATGGAATTTTTGTACAGGTAATAAAAGGGATTACAGCCACAGACAAGATAAAAATCTGGAATCAGGGCTTGATAAAAGAAGAAGAAAAAAATAAGTAA
- a CDS encoding TolC family protein codes for MKNNKYIYLVFVLLLGASMQAQSKKWTLEECVRYALENNISIKQSELDAQSISIDKKDAFGRFLPTANAQVSHSWNIGLNQNITTGLLENQTTQYSAIGASVAVDIYKGLQNQNALRKANLSIVASKYQLLKMQEDISLNVANAFLQVLFNKENLKVQQEQLAISEKQYTRSDELVKAGTIPRGDLLDIKATVATGKQNVVIAENTLLISKLSLAQLLQLKEFNDFDVVDDTNIDAGETILAQTPTAIYEKAKETRTELKIAKTNLEIAEKNVSIAKGAYQPTLSAFYNFNTRASYSDIVKGAIPDAANPTKQIGYVQGTNQSVLQDNYAPVLGSAAPIFDQFSDNKGQSFGVQLSIPIFNGFSTRNNVERNKVSLEKSKIDLEQKNLDLQRNVYTAFTDTKGALNAHEAAVVALEARQGAYDYAKEKFAVGLMNAFDFNQSQTLLTNAQSEVIRTKYDYIFKTKILEFYFGIPIVPIVKN; via the coding sequence ATGAAAAATAATAAATATATTTATCTTGTTTTTGTCTTATTATTAGGAGCGTCAATGCAGGCGCAATCTAAGAAATGGACTCTAGAAGAATGTGTACGATATGCGTTAGAAAACAATATCTCGATAAAACAATCGGAATTGGATGCACAAAGTATTTCTATTGATAAAAAAGATGCTTTTGGTAGATTTCTACCTACTGCTAATGCACAAGTTTCACATTCATGGAATATCGGTTTAAATCAGAATATCACTACAGGGTTATTAGAAAATCAAACAACTCAATATTCAGCTATAGGTGCATCAGTTGCAGTTGATATATATAAAGGATTACAAAATCAGAATGCATTACGAAAAGCTAATTTATCTATAGTAGCTTCCAAATATCAATTGTTAAAAATGCAAGAAGATATTTCGCTTAACGTTGCGAATGCTTTTTTACAAGTGTTGTTTAATAAAGAAAATTTAAAAGTACAACAAGAACAATTAGCAATTAGTGAAAAACAATATACTCGTTCTGATGAATTGGTGAAAGCAGGAACGATTCCTAGAGGAGACTTACTCGACATTAAAGCAACTGTAGCTACAGGTAAACAAAATGTTGTTATTGCTGAAAATACGTTATTAATATCAAAACTTAGCTTAGCGCAGTTATTACAATTAAAAGAATTTAATGATTTTGATGTAGTAGATGATACAAATATTGATGCTGGAGAAACTATTTTGGCACAGACACCAACAGCAATTTATGAAAAAGCTAAAGAAACGAGGACAGAATTAAAAATAGCTAAAACCAATCTTGAAATTGCTGAGAAGAACGTTTCTATCGCCAAAGGAGCTTATCAGCCAACTTTAAGTGCTTTTTATAATTTTAATACAAGAGCAAGTTATTCAGATATTGTTAAAGGTGCAATCCCAGATGCTGCAAATCCTACTAAACAAATTGGTTACGTACAAGGAACCAATCAATCGGTTTTGCAAGATAATTATGCTCCAGTTTTAGGAAGTGCAGCGCCAATTTTTGATCAGTTTAGTGATAATAAAGGACAGTCTTTTGGGGTTCAATTAAGCATACCAATATTTAATGGGTTCTCAACAAGAAATAATGTAGAACGTAACAAAGTAAGTTTAGAGAAATCTAAAATTGATTTAGAACAAAAAAACTTAGATTTGCAACGTAATGTTTATACTGCTTTTACTGATACTAAAGGAGCATTAAATGCACATGAAGCTGCGGTTGTGGCTTTGGAAGCAAGACAAGGAGCTTATGATTATGCAAAAGAAAAATTTGCAGTAGGTTTAATGAATGCTTTCGATTTTAACCAATCGCAAACACTACTTACCAATGCGCAATCAGAAGTAATTAGAACAAAATACGATTATATCTTTAAAACAAAAATATTAGAATTCTATTTTGGAATTCCTATTGTTCCGATAGTTAAAAACTAG
- a CDS encoding efflux RND transporter periplasmic adaptor subunit — protein sequence MSKKTIYLLLGGVVIVIVALIGFSKAGVIGNKDAGTEVEVAKVVASTIVETVSATGKIQPEIEVKISSEVSGEIIALNVKEGQVVKKGDLLVKINPDLYTSSYNRTVSNLSGTKASLSQADASFKEAKANYERNKKLFEKGIISKSDWDKAVASFEVAKATKQNAYFAVQSASASVIEAKDNLGRTTIYAPADGTISVLNVELGERVLGTQQMAGTEILRVANLNNMEVEVDVNENDIVKIKVGDEANVEVDAYLKKQFKGIVTSISNSASSTLTADQVTNFKVKVRILKESYKDLIEGKPEAYSPFRPGMTATVDIITNTKKNVLAVPISSVVVKSDTTAVKEIKVEDPNDKKIAPKNDKKFECVFVKEGDKAKIRIIKTGIQDDTNIEVMSGLKAGDMVITGPYTTVSKDLNSGDKVSLKSEKVKK from the coding sequence ATGTCAAAAAAAACAATTTATCTTTTATTAGGAGGTGTCGTTATTGTTATTGTAGCCTTAATTGGATTTTCGAAAGCAGGTGTAATAGGAAATAAAGATGCAGGCACTGAAGTAGAAGTTGCAAAAGTAGTAGCGTCGACTATTGTAGAAACTGTTTCGGCAACAGGAAAAATTCAGCCAGAAATAGAAGTGAAAATCTCATCAGAAGTTTCGGGGGAAATTATTGCACTTAATGTAAAAGAAGGACAAGTTGTTAAGAAAGGAGATTTATTGGTAAAAATAAATCCTGATTTATATACATCTAGTTATAATCGTACAGTTTCTAATTTGTCAGGAACTAAAGCTAGTTTGAGTCAAGCAGATGCCTCTTTTAAGGAAGCAAAAGCGAATTATGAAAGAAATAAAAAGTTATTTGAGAAGGGAATAATTTCTAAGTCTGATTGGGATAAAGCAGTTGCTTCTTTTGAAGTAGCAAAAGCGACCAAACAAAATGCTTATTTTGCAGTACAAAGTGCTTCGGCATCTGTAATTGAAGCCAAGGATAATTTGGGACGTACGACTATTTATGCTCCTGCAGATGGAACAATTTCAGTACTTAATGTTGAGCTTGGAGAGCGCGTTTTAGGAACACAGCAAATGGCAGGAACCGAAATTTTACGAGTAGCTAACTTAAACAACATGGAAGTTGAAGTAGATGTAAACGAAAATGATATTGTAAAAATTAAAGTTGGAGACGAAGCAAATGTAGAAGTAGATGCTTATCTAAAAAAGCAATTTAAAGGTATAGTAACTAGTATTTCTAACTCAGCAAGTAGTACTTTAACAGCAGATCAGGTAACTAATTTTAAAGTTAAAGTTAGAATTTTAAAAGAGTCTTATAAAGATTTAATCGAAGGAAAACCAGAAGCATATTCTCCTTTTAGACCAGGAATGACCGCTACGGTTGATATTATAACAAATACAAAAAAGAATGTTTTGGCAGTGCCAATAAGTTCAGTAGTTGTAAAATCAGATACAACAGCAGTAAAAGAAATTAAAGTTGAAGACCCAAATGATAAAAAAATAGCTCCTAAAAATGACAAAAAATTTGAATGCGTTTTTGTTAAAGAAGGGGATAAAGCTAAAATTAGAATTATAAAAACAGGAATTCAAGACGACACAAATATCGAAGTGATGTCGGGACTTAAGGCTGGTGATATGGTAATTACAGGACCATACACAACAGTTTCAAAAGATTTGAACTCAGGTGATAAGGTTAGCCTCAAATCTGAAAAAGTAAAAAAATAA
- a CDS encoding mechanosensitive ion channel family protein: MNLNPDQISGYVNQFIQVLVDYSPKLISAFLILFVGLYIIRVVNRLIRRIMEKRNLDPTLTKFLADILLWALRILLFVSFISKLGIETSSFVAILGAMGLAVGLSLQGSLSNFAGGMLIILFKPFKVGDTIEAQGIVATVAEIQIFVTKLYTANNQTVFIPNGALSNNTIINYSMQGQRRADLTFAIAYDADIKKAKDILEKILKDNPNVLKNPAPEVFVKNLTSSSVEFAVRPWAKNENYGTVFSQTLEDCKIALDEAGIAIQPYTLQK, from the coding sequence ATGAATCTAAATCCCGATCAAATTAGCGGTTACGTTAACCAATTTATCCAAGTACTAGTTGATTATTCCCCTAAACTAATATCTGCCTTTCTTATTCTATTTGTGGGGCTTTATATTATTCGCGTTGTCAATAGATTAATACGTCGTATTATGGAAAAAAGGAACTTAGACCCTACCTTAACTAAGTTTCTTGCTGATATTTTATTATGGGCTTTAAGAATATTACTATTTGTATCATTCATTTCTAAACTAGGAATAGAAACATCCTCATTTGTTGCCATCTTAGGAGCAATGGGTCTTGCTGTTGGATTATCACTTCAGGGATCTCTTTCTAATTTTGCAGGAGGCATGCTTATTATTCTTTTCAAACCTTTTAAAGTTGGTGATACTATTGAAGCACAAGGCATAGTTGCAACTGTAGCTGAAATACAGATATTTGTAACTAAATTATATACTGCAAACAATCAAACTGTATTTATACCAAACGGGGCTTTATCTAATAACACAATTATTAATTACTCAATGCAAGGACAACGTAGAGCCGACTTGACGTTTGCAATTGCCTATGATGCCGATATTAAAAAAGCCAAAGATATTCTTGAGAAAATTTTAAAGGACAATCCAAATGTGCTTAAGAATCCTGCACCTGAAGTTTTCGTGAAAAACTTAACAAGTAGCTCTGTAGAATTTGCAGTACGCCCTTGGGCAAAAAACGAAAATTACGGAACTGTTTTTTCTCAGACACTAGAAGATTGCAAAATTGCTTTAGACGAAGCTGGAATTGCTATTCAACCTTACACATTACAAAAATAA